In Pirellula sp. SH-Sr6A, the DNA window AAGGTGTTCACCACAGGCCAGGTCGCGAAGATCTGCAAGGTGGCCCCGAGAACCGTTAGCAAGTGGTTCGACTCCGGCCGTCTCAAAGGATATCGCATCCCCGGCTCGCAAGACCGACGTATCCCGCGAGAATATCTCATCAAGTTTTTGAAGGAGCATGGTATGCCCCTCGGAGACTTGGAAGATGAGGCCATGGCCAAAGTCCTGATCGTTGCGCAAGATCAGGTCTTGATCGAAAACTTGAAGCGAGAACTCCCACTTGAGAAAAGCTTCAAAGTATCGGTTGCTGCTAGCGGTTTCGAGGCAGGCATTCAAGCCGAAAGTTTTCACCCAGATTGCATGATTGTCGACTTCTCAGTCGGCAAGCTAGAAGCATTGCAAATCTGCCAAAACCTACGCAAGAATTCAGATTTCACTGAAATCATTCTGATCGCTCTGCTTCCCGACGACGGCAATACGATGAGCTTCGATCGGTCGAGCATCAACGAGACGTTCAAGAAGCCATTTGACGCACGTCTTTTGGC includes these proteins:
- a CDS encoding response regulator — translated: MKVFTTGQVAKICKVAPRTVSKWFDSGRLKGYRIPGSQDRRIPREYLIKFLKEHGMPLGDLEDEAMAKVLIVAQDQVLIENLKRELPLEKSFKVSVAASGFEAGIQAESFHPDCMIVDFSVGKLEALQICQNLRKNSDFTEIILIALLPDDGNTMSFDRSSINETFKKPFDARLLAERLRTLIGAKKELV